The genome window AACGCGAACCCACGCTTGTCGGTGTGGATGCGTATTAGATCGTGACTGGAACGCAGCTAAAAATATCCTGAGTCGGGGATTGAGTACGGCGGGGCACGTCGGAACTTGGATCTTAGATCCGAACGCTTGTGGAGAATTGACCGCTACCGATGTTGAAGTAATTCTGCATCGGCAAGTCGATTCTGCGAATCAAGAATCTCCTCGGCTTTAGCCAGGAGAGTGTCAATTCATCTGATAGCGGTTACTGAGATTGAGATGCGATCGCCTTTGATTGCATAAATCCTCGGTACTGAGGGTTATCGGCTTCCTGAAGCCGAGTTTTTCTTGCAGACATCGATCGAATTTAGATATCGATTCAACCGTACTAAGGATTTCAGCTTCATTTTTGGATCTCTATAATTTACATCTCAGAAAACAAATATTTTTTATATAGCCACAATAAAATTAAGGGCGATCGAGGTCTGCTAAATTCCTTAACCCTACGATAATCTTACGATTACAAGAAAGAGCACCCTCACCCGCAGGAGTCTTCTATGTCTTTGGGTAGACCGAATTTGTTTTTTCTTTTGATAAGATTCCCTTAAACAAAGCTTAAGAGAACGGTTAGAAAAATATGAAATTCCACATTCCTTTAGCTCCTGGGGCTGTAACCCAATTTTTGCTTCGAGTGGTTACCTGTCTAGCTGTACTCTCTTTCTTAAGTCAGATAAGTCTGTACTACTTGCCAGATTACCCGTTGAGAGAGTACTTGGCAAAGGTATTTAACGTTGATGCCGAGCGGAACCTTCCCACCTTCTACTCATTTTTGGCATTGCTGTTTAGTTCTCTCTTGCTGGGTGCGATCGCCTATGCGAAAAATTTGGATAGCGATCGCTACAAGAATCACTGGAAAATTTTATCATTCATATTTCTATATTTATCATTAGATGAAGCTGGTCAATTGCACGAAAAGTTTATAGATCCGACGCGAAGCCTGCTAAATGGATCGGGATTTCTTTATTTTACTTGGATTGTGCCGTTTGGTCTTCTGGTAGTGATATTTCTCTTATCCTACAGTAAGTTTGTGTTCCACCTTCCTGTTAGCACAAGAAAGTTATTTGTTGCAGCCTGCGCTCTTTATATTGCAGGAGCAATCGGGATGGAAATTCCAGGGGGATACCTATTTTCTACCATGGGAATGGAGAGTGTACCCTACCTGATAGTAGCGAGCATTGAAGAGTTATTAGAAATGCTGGGCATCGTTGTATTTATCCACGCCTTGATGTCATATATCAAGACATATTTAGGCGGGGTAAGTTGGAATATTTACATACCAGGAAAAAACACACAAGTTACCGAGCATCAAAATATCGGCCTATCTGACCTTAGCGAACCAGCCAACACAAATCTATTAAGGTGAATCACTTAAAACCGGGTTTAAGGGACATGAAAATACTGCATTATGGCCTTTGATCGGGAGAAAAAACCCGGTTTCTTTTCTACTGATGCGTCCTCGACTGGAGGTTCTGCGATCGGCGGTGCACCAAAGGACTAATATGTAGGCTGCTTGCTGCACTAAACGACTAATTAGGCGTGGAACAGCTTAGTTCACAGATGACATCCTCGCCTTTACCAGAAAATCGTTAAGAGCAACCTTTGCATTAGGATTTGACGGCAAATGACTTGTAAAACTTGCATCTTCTAATATATTAATTAGCCGATCGCGCTCTTGCTGATAAAATTCAATATCTGTATCTTCCAGCACTGATTTTTCCTCCCCAGCCAGCTTGCGATCGATCAAATCGGGAATATACGACAACTGGAATTTATCGTTAAGTTTCACCAAGTTCGCCTCGACTTCCCCCGTTTGCATCAAGTGAATCCCAGCCAGCAACACCCGGTAAACGTACAGCAGCGGCTTAACCCGACGCGGGTGTTCTTTCTCAAACAATTTCCATTGAGTTTTAGCAAAACCGAGATAGTGGTGGCTGTGGTGCTTGGTAATGCAGTTAGAGGCGATATTTTTTAATTCCTCGTGTTCCTTTGTAGTGTAAACTATGAGCGGCGAATACAGTTGTTCTAGCACGTAGCCGTTGCGCTTCAACAGCAACTC of Oscillatoria nigro-viridis PCC 7112 contains these proteins:
- a CDS encoding nucleotidyltransferase domain-containing protein, producing MTEYISNLAQIISVRPYPLLFATVSGSHLYGFPSADSDFDLRGVHILQLPKVIGLISGEETIEVSEVRDGMQLDLVTHDIKKFFELLLKRNGYVLEQLYSPLIVYTTKEHEELKNIASNCITKHHSHHYLGFAKTQWKLFEKEHPRRVKPLLYVYRVLLAGIHLMQTGEVEANLVKLNDKFQLSYIPDLIDRKLAGEEKSVLEDTDIEFYQQERDRLINILEDASFTSHLPSNPNAKVALNDFLVKARMSSVN